Proteins from one Triticum aestivum cultivar Chinese Spring chromosome 7A, IWGSC CS RefSeq v2.1, whole genome shotgun sequence genomic window:
- the LOC123147836 gene encoding uncharacterized protein: MIHRGRDEKPDLFLLLLLVVSLSLVLDVVGESPPAAGGKGGESTAACGSSSYNYLGALLGLMIPCKAAVAPFSPAPPTDDCCWAVRELGQPCLCLLLAGPPISGADRRMLALLPSICAAADDDSDLRQDLGSCTAT; this comes from the coding sequence ATGATTCATCGGGGGCGTGACGAGAAACCAGATCTCTTCCTCTTGTTACTGCTAGTCGTGTCATTGTCACTGGTGCTCGACGTCGTCGGAGAATCACCGCCGGCAgcaggaggaaaaggaggagagtcGACGGCGGCATGCGGCAGTAGCAGCTACAACTACCTCGGCGCGCTGCTGGGACTGATGATCCCGTGCAAGGCGGCGGTGGCGCCCTTCAGCCCGGCGCCGCCCACGGACGACTGCTGCTGGGCGGTGCGCGAGCTGGGGCAGCCCTGCCTCTGCCTGCTCCTTGCCGGCCCGCCCATCTCGGGCGCCGACCGCCGCATGCTCGCCCTCCTCCCCTCCATatgcgccgccgccgacgacgacagCGACCTGCGTCAGGATCTAGGCTCGTGCACTGCTACGTAG